CCCAGGCATTGGCGGCTGATCCAAGCGATGATGCGGCGCTGGTGCGGCGCATCGTGATATCGGCCATCCGCACAGGCTCGGTGGTCCAGATCCGCGTGTCCGACACCGGCCCTGGTCTTCCCGCCCAGGCCCGGGCGCATCTGTTCAAGCCGTTCAAGGGATCGGCCCGTTCCGGTGGGACCGGCCTGGGCCTTGCAATCGCGCGGGAATTGATTCTGGCCCATGGCGGCTCGATCATGATTGATGAGAGCGTTGCCCGGGGCACCGCCTTCCTGATTGAACTGCCCGATCAGCCCCTGCCGCTCGACACTTTCCGGGCACGCGCCTGAGGCCAGGATAGCGCGCGTTCGAATGTGTTCACCTGAACGCCAAACGCACAAGTACATTTGCAAAGCCCTTCAATGCGGCGCACCCAATCGGAAGCACCGTGCCACAGGGCCAGCGAATTTTGCCTTGGCCGCTTTTTTCACCAAACCCGCTTGCAATCCCCCGCAGTCCGTTTTAGGAGAACGCCTCGCAAGCGAATGCCGCTTGCCACTTGCGCGCCCGTAGCTCAGCTGGATAGAGCACCAGACTACGAATCTGGGGGTCAGAGGTTCGAATCCTTTCGGGCGCGCCATTTTGGCTTCAGAAAATCAGCGGTTTGAGAACAGGCGTGCCGAGCGCCAAGCTGTTCGGCCATGTAGAAGGTCAGTGAAGCGCCTGAATCGAAGCAGGGCTCCGGGGGTCAAAGGTTTTCTTTGATCAGGATCTCGATTCGGATTTTTTCCTGCGAAGCCAATGGAATTCGTTGATCGTTGCGGGCCTTGAGGATTCGGATGGCGCTTCTCACCAGGTGCCCGGAATTTTGCGCAATCACGGCATCAATGTCGCCGTTTCTGAGCGCGGCTTCGGTAAAGGGGGTGCGTTCGTGAACAATCTTCACCAGCGGCTTTGTGGCGACCCTTGCTATTTCGCCAACAGGAATGCGGGCTTCGGCACTCATCACATAGAGGCCCGTAATATCAGGATGGTTGGCGAAAACAGTTTCGAAAATGCGTCTTGTTCTCGCTGTGTCACCGCGCGTTTCCACCGATGGCAGCGGCAGCAGTCCGGGATATTCGCGATTGATGACCTCATCGAAGCCAAGCCGCCGTTCAATGCTGTCATGCGCCTGCATGGTCTCGGAGACAACAAGGATCTTGCCCTTCCGGCCACCCGAAAAACGCCCGATCAGCTGCGCTGCGGTGGCGCCCGCGGCGTGATTGTTGATCCCGACGAAATCATGGCTGCCGGCCTTTGGCTGGCCCGCCAGAAACTGAACCACCTCAATGCCGCGCTCCAGCAGCCGGTTGATTGCATCGCGAACCTGGGGTGACTCCGGCGCCATGATGGCAATGCCCTGTGTCGTCTCCGCATCAAGCCCACCCAGATAGGCCGCCAGCTTGTAGGGATCGTCGACAGGCAGCCGAGTGGCCGCGACATCCGCCAATTCATCGACAAAGGATTTCTTGGCCTCTTCGATGTGCTTGACCAGGACATCAAGAAACTGGTCGCCATGATCGGGGAGCAGAAAGCGGAACTGGTAGCTTTTCTTGCGCGCCAGATTGACCGCCGCAAGGTTGCGGACAAAGCCAATTCTCTCAATGGCTTCGTTGACCTTTGTGACTGTCCGCGGCCTGACGCCGGGGCGACCGTTCAAGACCCGGTCAATGGTCGCGAGGCTAACCCCCGCTTCAACCGCCAAGTCTTTTGCTGTTGGTCTCATCTGCCTCAAATGTCCCGATCAAATGGATTCGCCACGAACGGCTTGAGCTGATTTGTTCAACAAAATGAGCAGGAAATCAACTTTTGAGGTGCGCACCTCAAAAAAACCTTGCAATGAGGTGCGCACCTCATTACGGTTCTTAACAGGAGAGATCCCGTCATTCTGGCGGGGGTGTTAAATGGGAGGAATACCAGTCATGAAAAACAGGATGATGAATTCTGCTGCCACCATCGGTCTGCTGTTCGGCGCGGGTTTTGCTGGTGCGACGCTAACCACGACGTCCGCGCAGGCTGCGGACTTGACCCTTTGCTGGGCGGCCTGGGATCCGGCCAACGCCCTTGTCGAAATGAGCAAGGATTTCGAGGCCCAGTCCGGCCACAATATGAGCTTTGAATTCGTTCCCTGGCCCAACTTTGCCGACCGCATGCTCAATGAGCTGAATTCCGGTGGCAAGCTTTGCGACCTGCTGATCGGTGACAGCCAGTGGATCGGTGGCGCTGCCGAGAACGGCCAGTATGTCAAATTGAATGACTTCTTCGACCAGGAAGGCATCAAGATGGATGACTTTCTTCCCGCGACCGTGACCGGTTATGCGGAATGGCCGAAGAATACTCCGAACTACTATGCGCTGCCCGCCTATGCCGACGTGGTTGGCTGGACCTATCGCAAGGACTGGTTCGAGCGTCCTGAACTGCAGGCCGAGTTCAAGGAGAAGTACGGCCGCGATCTCGACGTGCCGAAGAACCTTGCGGAACTCAAGGACATCGGCGAGTTCTTCCAGGGCCGTGAAATCGACGGCAAGACTGTCTATGGCGCGGCCATCTACACCGAACGCGGCTCGGAAGGCATCACCATGGGTGTGACCAACGCGCTCTACAATTACGGCTTCCTGTATGAAAACCCGGACAAGCCCTACGATCTGGAAGGGTTCGTGAACTCAGCCGGCGCAATCGAAGGTCTCGAATACTACAAGGCCCTGTATGATTGCTGCACGCCTCCTGGCGCGTCCGACGCCTACATGTCCCAGAACATCGACGCTTACAAATCCGGACAGGTCGCCATGCAGATGAACTTCGCGTTCATCTGGCCGGGCGTGGAAGCTGATCCGAATGTCGGCGGTGGCAAGTCAGGCTATTTTGCCAATCCGGCGGGTCCCGCAGGTCAGTACGCCCAGCTCGGTGGCCAGGGCATCTCCGTTGTTGCCAATTCCGACAACAAGGACGCGGCACTGGAATACATCAAGTGGTTTGCGCAAAAGGACGTCCAGCAGAAATGGTGGGACGTGGGCGGCGCATCCGCGATGCGTGCGGTTGTCGAAGATCCCGGTTTCGCCAGCAGCCAGCCTTTCGCGCAGACGTTCCTCGACTCCATGGCGATCGTGAAGGACTTCTGGGCCGAACCTGCCTACGCATCCCTGCTGCTGCCGATGCAGGAGCGCATTCACAACTATGTTGTGGCTGGCAATGGCACCGCAAAGGAAGCCTTGGACGGACTGGTCAAGGACTGGGATGAAGTCTTTGAAGATGAGGGCAAGAAGTAAGCCTTAACCCCGTGTACTCCTCCCACAGGGTCGCGAGGCCGGAACCAGGGTGTTTCGGCCTCGCATGTGGGGACTAGGTGAAAGCAATGGCAGAAACTGTAATAGACCGAGCAGCCCGGGCTACCCCGCCCGTTATGGCGAAAAAGGTAAAGGGGCTTTCCGACAGGGCAATCGCCTGGATCTTTGTTGCTCCGACAATTTTCATCCTTTTGGCGATCAACATTTTCCCGCTGATCTGGACCATTTATCTGAGCTTCACCAATTTTCGGGTGAACCGCCCGAACAATGCCATCGAATGGGTGGGATTGCGAAACTATGAGCGAATCCTGGGCGATCCGGATGTCTGGATCACGATGCAGGCAACCGCGCATTTCCTGATCTGGACCATTGTCTGCCAGGTCCTGATCGGCTTTACACTTGCCTATCTCATCAACAAGAAATTCCGCGGCAACGATCTCTGGACCACGATCATCGTCTTCCCGATGATGCTGTCGCCCGCTGTGGTCGGCAATTTCTGGACCTTCCTCTATCAGCCGCAAATCGGCCTGTTCAATTACATCGTCGGCTTTGTCACCGGCGCCGATCCTTCGAGCTTTTCCATGATCGGCGAGGTGTCTCTCGCACCCTGGGCCATCGTCATCGTTGACACCTGGATGTGGACGCCCTTCGTCATGCTGATCTGTCTTGCCGGACTGAGATCCATTCCCGACAGCATCTATGAAGCGGCGGAGTGCGACCGCGCCAGCAAATGGCGGCAGTTCTGGACCATCACGATCCCGATGATCCTGCCGTTCCTGATGCTGGCCGTGCTGTTCCGCGGCATCGAGAATTTCAAGATGTTTGACCTGGTCGTGCAACTGACCGGTGGCGGGCCTGGCAACACGACCACGCTGACATCCATCGATCTCAAGCGCGAAGCTTTCGAGAAATGGCGGACGGGTTATTCCTCCGCCTACGCTGTCATTCTCTTCGTCACGGTGTTTGGACTGGCGTCCATCTACGTGAAGGCGCTCAACAAGGTGAAACAGAGATGAGCTTTTCCGTCACCGAGCCGTCTACACGGCAAAAATGGGTCGCCGGCATCCTGGTCGTTGGCTATGCGCTGATCACCATGCTGCCGCTGCTCTGGATTGTTGCAACAGGCTTCAAATCGTCCACCGACTCCATCGCATACCCGCCCAAGATCCTGTTCGAGCCGACGGTTGAGGGCTATGTGAATGTGTTCACAACCCAAACCCGGCTGAGCAATGACATGGCCGAGGAGCCGCGCGAGGATCTGCCCTGGTACGAGCAGCTGGTGCGCGAAAAGGGCAATACGATTGTCGGTGCCTCGCGTTATTCCGAGCGCTTCTTCAATTCGGTCATCATCGGCTTCGGGTCGACATTCTTCGCGATCGTACTGGGAACCGCGGCAGCCTATGCCTTCTCGCGGTTCAAGGTTCCGCTGAAAGACGATCTGCTGTTCTTCATTCTCTCCACCCGGATGATGCCGCCGATTGCGGTCGCCATTCCGATCTTCCTGATGTTCAGGAATCTCGGGCTCAATGACACCCATGCGGGCATGATCCTGCTCTACACCGCGATCAACCTGTCGCTGGCGGTCTGGCTGATCAACGGCTTCATTGACGAGATCCCGATCGAGTATGAGGAAGCGGCCCTGATCGATGGTTACACCCGGTTCCAGGCGTTCTACAAGGTGGTCCTGCCGCAGGCGGCAACCGGGATCGCATCGACTGCCATCTTCTGCCTGATCTTTGCCTGGAACGAATATGCGCTTGCCGTGCTTCTGACATCGGGCACGGCGCAGACCGCGCCGCCCTTCATCCCCACGATCATCGGCGTTGGCGGTCAGGATTGGCCGGCTGTCGCGGCAGGCGCAACGATCTTCCTGGTCCCTGTGATGGTGTTTACAATCCTGTTGCGCAAGCACCTGCTTCGCGGCATCACCTTCGGCGCGGTGCGCAAATGACAAATTTCATCAACGGCCTGCTCCGCTTCAGGCGGGGTTCCTGGGAAATGCTGGCGTCGGTTCTGATTGCCTTGGGTGTGGTCATGCTGATGCAGCCCTTCGTGCTGTGGCTGTTCAGCTATTCCTTCATCGTCACACTTGTCGGCACGGTGATGTTTATCATCGTCAGCCATTTTCCGGAGTAACCCATGGCGCAGATCATGATTAAGAATGTGCGCAAGGACTTCGGGACCTTCACGGCGGTCAAATCCTCGACCTTCACCATCGAGGACGGCGAATTCTTCATGCTGCTGGGACCGTCGGGCTGTGGCAAGACCACCACCCTGCGGATGATGGCCGGGCTCGAATTGCCCACCAGCGGGGAAATCTACATCGACGGCGAAGAGGTGGGCATGAAGCCCGCCAGCCAGCGCGACATTGCCTTCGTGTTCCAGATGTTCGCGCTCTACCCGCACATGAATGTCGGCAAGAACATCTCCTATCCGCTTGTGAGCCAGGGCATGCCCAGGGCCCAGGTGAAGAAGAAGGTCGCGGAAGTGGCCGAGATATTGGGGATCACGGATATCCTCCACCGCCCAGTAGGCGGCCTGTCGGGCGGTGACCGTCAGCGTGTCGCGCTGGGCCGCGCCATCGTGCGCGATCCCAAGGCCTTCTTCATGGACGAGCCGCTTGGCGCGCTCGATGCCGAGTTCCGTGAGCGCATGTCCGAAGAGTTGCGCGCGCTGCACGATCGCATGGGTGCGACGACGGTCTATGTGACCCACGATCAGCTCGAAGCCATGCAGATGGGCGACAAGATCGTGGTGATGAACCACGGCGTGGTCGAGCAGTTCGGCCGGCCGCAGGAGATCTACGACTGGCCGTCAACGATGTTCGTCGCCGGATTTCTGGGCTCACCCGCGATGAACTTCCTTGAGTTCGAAGGTGCGCTCGACACCAATCAGACCAGCATTCATATACATGGCAGCGACTTTTCGATCCCGCCTTTGCTCGAAGGTGCCAGGGGCAAGCTCGCGCTCGGCGTGCGGCCCGAGCATGTCCGGTTCTCCGATTCAAGCAGCTACAAGGGGGAAGTGCTTGCGACCGAGTATCTCGGCACCACCCAGATCGTGACCATCGCCACCCCGAACGGAACCATCAAGTCCCGGATGAGCGCGGCGCAGCCTGTCACGGTTGGCGAAATGCCAGGCCTGGAATTCGATTCCCGCACACTATCGATCTTCAATGTCGAGACGGGCCAGGCCTTGTTGTCACAGGCCAATCAGGAGGTCCTGCGACATGGCTGAAGTCGTTCTGAAAGATGTGACCAAGCGCTTCGGCGCGGATGTGGCGCTCGACAATGTCAGCATGACCGTTCCCGATGGGTCGTTTGTCGTTCTGCTGGGGCCGACAGGTGCGGGCAAGACGACCACCCTGCGAATGATATCGGGCCTCGACAAACCGGATTCCGGAGAAATCCTGATCGGTGGCCAGTCAATGGCGGGGCTCACTCCGGCTCAGCGCAACGTGGCCATGGTCTTCCAGCAGTACTCGCTCTATCCGCATCTCACCGTGCGCGAGAATCTGGAATTCCCGCTCAAGTCGCCGCTTCTTAAGACACCCGCCGATGAGATCGCGCGCAAGATCAAGGAAGTCGCCGAGGTCCTGCAGATCTCCCACAAGCTCGACAACAAGGCGACCGCCCTCTCCGGTGGCGAGATGCAGCGGGTTTCCATCGGACGAGCCCTGGTCCGGACACCCGCAATCTACCTGATGGACGAGCCCCTGAGTTCGCTGGACGCCAAACTGCGTGCCGATCTGCGCATCGAGTTGAAGCGCATTCAATCCAATTCCGGCGCGACGCTTTTGTATGTGACCCACGACCAGATCGAAGCGATGACCATGGCGACCCATGTTGGCGTTCTCGACCGCGGCAAGCTGGTGCAGTTCGGCAGCCCGCGGGAGATCTATGAGAACCCGGTCAGCATCTACGCCGCAAGCCGCCTCGGCCAGCCCAGGGTCAACATCCTGCCGGCCTCGCTATTTGGCGGCGCGCCCGGCAATGCCGACAAGATCGGCCTGCGACCGGAACAGATTGTCCAAGGCGAGGGCGAAGACAGCCTGGTGACCCGTGTCGAACATCTCGGCGACCAGACGCGATTGCATCTCAGTTTCAAGAGCCATGACCTGGTGACTGTGACCGATGCGCACACAGAACTAAGCGAAGGCGACACGGTGAAGATACGGCCTGAGAAGCCATTCTATTTCGATGCGCTGGGCGACCGGATTGCTTAGTCCGGCCCCGCTCCTTTTCAAACGGAAGACGCTTTCAACCGTTGTCTGAATAAACACCCGGAGGACCATTCAATGACCCAGTTTATGAACCAGAAGGAAAGCATCGTCACCGATGCCGTTGATGGTATTGTCGCGACATCCGGAGGCAAGCTTGCCCGATTGGATGGGTATCCGCACATCCGGGTTGTGGTGCGCAATGATTGGGACAAGTCGAAGGTGGCGCTGGTCTCGGGCGGCGGTTCCGGCCATGAGCCTGCGCATGCGGGATTTGTCGGTGCGGGATTGCTGACCGCCGCAGTCTGCGGCGATGTGTTTGCGTCCCCTTCTGTGGACGCCGTTCTGGCGGGCATTCTGGCTGTGACTGGACCTGCCGGGTGTCTGCTGATCGTCAAGAACTACACCGGCGACCGGCTGAATTTCGGATTGGCGGCCGAGCGTGCCAAGGCCTTTGGTCTTGATGTCAGCATGGTTGTTGTCGATGACGATGTGGCTCTGCCGGATCTGCCGCAGGCACGCGGCGTGGCCGGCACCCTCTTCGTGCACAAGATCGCCGGTGCGATGGCCGAAGCGGGCGCCAGCCTCGATGAGATCACCGCCCGCGTCGAAAACGTCATCGCTGGCACAAAGACGATCGGCATGTCGCTCGACACCTGCACGGTTCCGGGTTCTCCCAAGGAAGCCCGCATCCCCAAAGGCATGGCCGAACTGGGCCTTGGCATCCATGGCGAAGCCGGTGTCGAGCAGATTCAGTACACCGATGCCCGACAGGCGATGGATGCCGTCTGCGCCAAGCTTGCCTCGCATATGGGGGCTGGCAGTCACGTGGCGTTGCTCAACAATCTCGGCGGAACATCTGTGCTTGAAATGGCCGTCCTGGCCAATGAACTGGCAAGATCAGAGATCGCTGGAAAACTGAAATGGATCATCGGCCCGGCCGCAATGGTCACCTCACTGGACATGCGTGGCTTCTCCGTTTCGGTTTATCCGGCCACCAATGAAGACCTGCAAGCCCTATCTGAGCCAACCTCGCTTGCGGCCTGGCCCGGAGTTGCCGGGATTGCCCCGGTCACGGTGCTCAATCTGCCAGACGGCCTGGCGCCGATCAAACCGCTTGCTTCCGAGCATGCTGAAACGCGGACATTTCTGACCCAATGCTGCGAGATCCTGATCGCATGCGAAAGCGATCTCAATGTGCTGGATGCAAAATCCGGCGATGGCGACACCGGCTCGACGCTTGCAGGGGCGGCCCACGCCTTGATCGCGTCGATGGACACGCTTCCGCTGGCGGATCACACCCAGCTCTATCGCGCCCTTGGCCAGGAGCTCAGCCAGACCATGGGCGGGTCTTCAGGCGTGTTGCTGGCGATCTTCTTCGCCGCCGCAGGCGACGCCGCATCGAGCGGTCTGTCCATGACCGGAGCGCTGAAGGCCGGCCTTGCGAGGATGCAGGAAATCGGCGGCGCGGACCTTGGCGACCGGACCATGGTGGATGCGCTTCATCCGGCCCTCGACGCGCTGGACGAAAGCCTCGCCGCGGCAGCGAAGGCTGCCCGGGCCGGTGCGGACCATACCTCGACCATGATCAAGGCAAATGCCGGCCGTGCGGCCTATATCAATGCGCAGCAGCTTGAGGGTCACACCGATCCCGGTGCGGAAGCCGTTGCCCGCCTGTTTGAGCATTTGCGGGGCTGAGCGGCGTAAGGCCACAAGAGCACTTGCGGCCCCGGCGCCTGTTTCAGGTCTCTCGAGCGGTAGGCTCGAGGCCAATCGAATTGTCACCCTGTCGCCTGTTCCGGGTTTTGGCCGCTGGTTATAGCAGCCCGCTGTAATCAGCCGAATGCCGATGATGTCGAGGATGCGATGCAATCGGGCGAACTTGGCGGGCCCAAGAACCAGCTACAATGGCTGCGTCAACGAGCAGGCCATTATCTGGTCAACTAGAGGAGCTGCTATGGCTGTCTCGGGATCTGGTGATGCGTTTCCATTTCAAGAATTGCGCGATGGAGTATGATATCCGTACCGGTGCCGACCTGTTGGAAAACAGCGTGCGTCAGTCTTGCGGGGTGATGGTGAATTGTCTTTGCGATCTCAGGAAAATCAGTCGGTTCCACGAGAGGGCGCCGGGAACCACACGGTCTTTACCTCCATCGAAGCAGGTACGCTGGCCGGTGCGGCGGCCGCAAACAGCAATGGCAGGAAATGAAAATGGCTGACAACTATCTTTTTGACAGTTTGCTCGCCGCCAAACTGGCTTCAGCAGAAGGCCGAAACGCTCTGTTTGCGACGCTCCCCGAGGATGGTCGCCGATATTCCTATGGCGATGTCGAGGAGGTCTCCGGCCGTTTCGCCAATGTGCTGGTGGGCCTGGGCGTCAACCCCGGCGACCGGGTCGCCGTGCAGGTGCCGAAATCCATCGAATCCATCATGCTCTATCTCGCCGTGGTCCGTGCCGGCGCCGTCTTCCTGCCACTCAACACAGGCTACACACCGGTGGAGATCGAGTATTTCCTGGGCAACGCCACGCCACGCATCTTTGTCTGCGACCCGAAAAAACGCGCCGACTATGAGGCGTTGACGTCCAGCCTTGGCATCGGGCTTGAAACCATGGGGGTCTGGCAGAATCATGAGACCAGCGCCGGCTCGCTTCCCGACGCCGGGCTTGCCGCGCCCACCGTGTTCGACACCGTTTCAAGGTCGGCCGACGACCTCGCCGCCATACTCTACACCTCCGGCACCACCGGGCGTTCGAAAGGCGCGATGCTGAGCCATGCCAATCTGGTGTCCAATGCCGAAACCCTTGCCGATGTCTGGCACTTCACCAAGGATGATGTGCTTCTGCACGCGCTGCCGATCTTTCACACTCACGGTCTGTTCGTGGCCACCAATGTGACCTTGAGCGCCGGCGCCTCACTGATCTTCCTGTCCGGCTTTAGCGCCGAGACGATCATCACAAACATTCCCGGCGCCACCAGCCTGATGGGTGTGCCGACCTTCTACACGCGGCTGCTTGATGAGCCGGGTTTCACTGCCGACCTGGTCAAGCACATGCGTCTGTTCGTTTCCGGCAGCGCTCCGCTGCTGGCCGAAACCCATGTGCAGTTCGAACAGTGCACCGGCCATCGCATTCTCGAACGCTATGGCATGACAGAAACCAACATGAACACCTCCAACCCCTATGACGGCGAACGGCGGGCTGGCACGGTTGGTTTTCCGCTGCCTGGCGTCGACCTGCGCATCGTCGATGCCGAGACCGGAAAGGCGTTGCCTCAGGGCGAAATCGGCATCATCGAGGTCAAGGGTCCGAACGTGTTTTCCGGCTACTGGCAGATGCCGGAAAAGACCAGGGAGGAATTCCGCGAGGACGGCTTCTTCATTACCGGTGATGTCGGTGTCATTGATGTTGATGGTTATGTTCAGATCGTCGGGCGCTCCAAGGACCTGATCATTTCCGGCGGCTATAACATCTATCCCAAGGAACTGGAGCTGCTGCTCGACGAGGACGAGGGTGTTCTCGAATCCGCTGTCATCGGCGTGCCCCATCCTGATTTCGGCGAAGCGGTGGTGGCGGTGCTGGTGCCCAAGCCGGCCGCGAAGCTTGATGAGGCTGGAATTATGGAAAGCATCCAGTCGAAGATCGCCCGCTTCAAGCAACCCAAGCGCATCGTTGTTCTCGATGAACTGCCACGCAACACGATGGGCAAAGTTCAGAAGAACGTTCTGCGCGACACCTACAAGGCGCTGTTCTCAGCCTGAAACGGGGAGGCAATGGCCAAACGGCTGACGCATCTGCCGTTTCGTGTTGAGCGGATTCGTGCCCGAAGGCGGCACCATGAGAGACCATTGGCGTCTCGCGGTCGGCAGGCATCACCAAATCAAAACCGTCCCTGCAGAAATCGAGGGCCAGTTCAGCCGTCGGCGGGGCCTGCGAACTCGAGGTGAACCTTGACCGAGCGCGACCGGTCACCGGCGGCGGCAAAGGCTACGGTGGCCTGGTCCAGCGGATAACGTCCGGTGATCATCGGCCGGACATCAATGCGGCCTGTGGTGATGGCCTCGACGGCCTCGGCAAACTCTTCATGAAAGCGGTGCGTGCCCTGCAGGCGGATTTCCTTGCCGACAAGCGCGTTGACCGGCATCGGCGTGTCACCCGCCACGCCCACCTGGACCAGCACGCCGCGCGGACGCAATGCGGCCACCGCGCTCTTGATCGCAGGTGCGGCCGCAGAGCATTCGAAGGCCAGGTGGAAATGGCCCTTGTCGGCGCCATAGCGTTCCATCTCGGCGCCATCGCGGGCGACATTGATGGTGTGGGTGGCGCCCATCTGGCGCGCCACGTCGAGCACGGCATCTTCAAGGTCGGTGACCACAACTTCCGCAGCCCCTGCGTTGGCGGCAATTGCCGCGCACAGAGTGCCGATGGGACCGGCGCCTGTGACGAGCACCCGCTTGCCGGCAATCTCTCCCGCCATCCTGGCTGCGTGAAGGCAGACCGCCAGCGGTTCCGCGCAGGCGACAGCCCCCAGATCAGCGCCTTGCGGGAGTCGGATGCATTGCTCGGCCTGGACAATGATCTTGTCGCGAAACAGGCCTTGTTCGTGGGGCAGGCGCATTGCCGAGCCGCTGAAGCGCATCTCGAGGCAATGCATCGGCAGGCCTTCCGCGCAGTAGCCGCAGGTTCCGCAAGGCCGGCTCGGGTTGATCGCGACGCCATCACCAGCGGCCAGTCCCGTAACGCCGGGGCCAATGGAAAGCACCTGGCCGGAAGCCTCGTGGCCAAGAATGATCGGCTCGCGCACACGGATCGTGCCGATGCCGCCATCGGAGACATAATGCATGTCCGACCCGCAAATTCCGCCGGCGGCGATCGCCAGCAGCACCTCACCCTCCTGCGGAGCTGCGACGTCGTCGGTTTCAATGCGAAGATCGTTTTGGCCG
The DNA window shown above is from Hoeflea phototrophica DFL-43 and carries:
- a CDS encoding L-idonate 5-dehydrogenase, producing the protein MKTRVCRLYGQNDLRIETDDVAAPQEGEVLLAIAAGGICGSDMHYVSDGGIGTIRVREPIILGHEASGQVLSIGPGVTGLAAGDGVAINPSRPCGTCGYCAEGLPMHCLEMRFSGSAMRLPHEQGLFRDKIIVQAEQCIRLPQGADLGAVACAEPLAVCLHAARMAGEIAGKRVLVTGAGPIGTLCAAIAANAGAAEVVVTDLEDAVLDVARQMGATHTINVARDGAEMERYGADKGHFHLAFECSAAAPAIKSAVAALRPRGVLVQVGVAGDTPMPVNALVGKEIRLQGTHRFHEEFAEAVEAITTGRIDVRPMITGRYPLDQATVAFAAAGDRSRSVKVHLEFAGPADG
- a CDS encoding AMP-binding protein, with product MKMADNYLFDSLLAAKLASAEGRNALFATLPEDGRRYSYGDVEEVSGRFANVLVGLGVNPGDRVAVQVPKSIESIMLYLAVVRAGAVFLPLNTGYTPVEIEYFLGNATPRIFVCDPKKRADYEALTSSLGIGLETMGVWQNHETSAGSLPDAGLAAPTVFDTVSRSADDLAAILYTSGTTGRSKGAMLSHANLVSNAETLADVWHFTKDDVLLHALPIFHTHGLFVATNVTLSAGASLIFLSGFSAETIITNIPGATSLMGVPTFYTRLLDEPGFTADLVKHMRLFVSGSAPLLAETHVQFEQCTGHRILERYGMTETNMNTSNPYDGERRAGTVGFPLPGVDLRIVDAETGKALPQGEIGIIEVKGPNVFSGYWQMPEKTREEFREDGFFITGDVGVIDVDGYVQIVGRSKDLIISGGYNIYPKELELLLDEDEGVLESAVIGVPHPDFGEAVVAVLVPKPAAKLDEAGIMESIQSKIARFKQPKRIVVLDELPRNTMGKVQKNVLRDTYKALFSA